A window from Blastocatellia bacterium encodes these proteins:
- the rfaE2 gene encoding D-glycero-beta-D-manno-heptose 1-phosphate adenylyltransferase: MKILDRETLLVERQRCRERHQRVVFTNGCFDLIHPGHVRYLRQARALGDCLIVAINSDRSVRELKGPGRPILDQDERCEVLAALECVDYVTVFDEPTPRELIAALLPDVLVKGGDWPLDQIVGRAEVEAAGGQVYSLPYVPGYSTSSIIARIQQLPTTD; this comes from the coding sequence ATGAAAATCCTTGACAGGGAAACTTTGTTGGTGGAGCGCCAACGATGCCGCGAGCGGCATCAGCGGGTTGTCTTCACCAACGGCTGTTTTGATTTGATTCATCCTGGTCATGTGCGTTATTTGCGTCAGGCTCGCGCGTTGGGCGATTGCTTGATCGTGGCTATTAACAGCGATCGGTCGGTGAGGGAGCTGAAGGGGCCAGGCCGCCCGATTCTCGATCAAGATGAACGTTGCGAGGTGCTGGCGGCGCTCGAATGCGTGGATTACGTGACCGTGTTTGACGAACCAACGCCGCGTGAGCTGATCGCAGCGTTGCTGCCCGACGTGCTGGTCAAAGGGGGCGACTGGCCGCTTGATCAGATTGTTGGGCGTGCGGAAGTCGAAGCAGCAGGCGGACAGGTCTATTCTCTGCCGTATGTGCCAGGATACTCCACGTCGAGCATCATCGCTCGAATCCAGCAATTGCCGACAACGGATTGA
- a CDS encoding Uma2 family endonuclease has protein sequence MAVKKQLLRTARLSHQDELALPQIEGCHEINQVELIKASPALAAAHQWIAGILMLIQAERVEASANDMIQGAPDLVAEISWPANTRTRVNGKLNEDASIGVAHCWVICPQALTIEQVRLGKKAWKREAMNRLRDKPPAAFLSAFSFKVDELFAKTA, from the coding sequence ATGGCCGTCAAAAAGCAGTTGCTGCGAACAGCTCGCCTGAGTCATCAAGACGAGCTCGCGCTGCCGCAGATTGAAGGATGCCATGAGATCAATCAGGTGGAGTTGATCAAGGCGTCGCCGGCGCTAGCGGCGGCTCATCAATGGATAGCCGGGATTCTGATGCTCATCCAAGCCGAGCGAGTAGAGGCGAGTGCTAATGATATGATCCAAGGCGCGCCGGACCTGGTCGCCGAAATTTCATGGCCGGCCAACACGCGCACCCGCGTTAACGGCAAGCTCAACGAGGATGCGTCTATCGGCGTGGCTCACTGTTGGGTCATCTGTCCCCAAGCGCTGACGATTGAGCAGGTACGGCTGGGCAAAAAAGCATGGAAGCGCGAGGCCATGAATCGTCTCCGAGACAAACCGCCGGCTGCGTTCTTGTCGGCCTTCTCTTTCAAGGTTGATGAGCTTTTCGCTAAGACAGCATGA
- a CDS encoding peptidylprolyl isomerase, whose amino-acid sequence MKKILLMSLLLVSFSAAGYAQEEPVTVDGIVARVNRDIITLSAYRRAQEDLRRELEQQFQGRELETQYQQALKQLLHSLIDTQLLVQKADELGLTVEAEINEYLIELAKQNKFAPSQIDDMLRQMNLDPDQARQLLRVRFLRERVIGREVYPRVFQNILDKDIDEFYQKNLDQFTEPAAVKLSEIFIKFEGRTRREAAQLIEQLVAQLIGGASFAELAKKYSNGPTAADGGNLGWFNLEPRPELGEAQRKAIEGKQVGQITDPIEFADGIRLLRIDERRERKVNPLTAELRRRISIFIAQQRIEGAVEEYLKKLREDAFLCIAAPYRNNDDRIPSCSITSEVRASASK is encoded by the coding sequence ATGAAGAAGATTCTACTGATGAGTTTGTTGCTCGTCAGCTTCAGCGCAGCCGGTTATGCCCAAGAGGAGCCGGTGACGGTGGATGGCATCGTCGCGCGCGTCAACCGTGATATTATCACGCTCTCGGCCTATCGCCGCGCGCAAGAGGACCTGCGCCGTGAATTGGAACAGCAATTCCAAGGTCGAGAATTGGAAACCCAGTACCAGCAAGCGTTGAAGCAGTTGCTCCACTCGTTGATTGATACACAATTGCTTGTGCAGAAAGCTGATGAGCTGGGGCTGACCGTCGAAGCCGAGATTAACGAGTATCTGATTGAATTGGCCAAGCAGAATAAGTTTGCGCCTTCACAGATTGACGACATGCTCCGCCAGATGAATCTGGACCCGGATCAAGCGCGGCAGTTGCTGCGTGTCCGTTTCTTACGCGAGCGTGTGATCGGGCGCGAAGTCTACCCGCGCGTCTTTCAAAACATTCTCGACAAGGACATTGATGAGTTCTATCAGAAGAACCTGGATCAATTCACCGAACCAGCCGCCGTCAAGCTCAGCGAAATCTTCATCAAGTTTGAAGGGCGCACGCGCCGCGAGGCCGCTCAGTTGATTGAGCAATTGGTGGCGCAGTTGATCGGTGGGGCCAGCTTCGCCGAATTGGCCAAGAAATACTCCAATGGCCCAACGGCGGCTGATGGCGGCAATCTCGGCTGGTTCAATCTGGAGCCGCGCCCCGAATTAGGCGAGGCTCAACGAAAAGCCATTGAGGGCAAACAGGTCGGACAGATCACCGACCCGATTGAGTTCGCCGATGGGATTCGGCTGCTGCGCATTGACGAGCGGCGTGAGCGAAAGGTCAACCCGTTGACTGCGGAGCTGCGCCGGCGCATCAGCATATTCATTGCTCAACAGCGGATTGAAGGGGCGGTCGAAGAATATCTGAAAAAACTGCGCGAGGACGCATTCCTCTGTATCGCGGCTCCCTATCGAAACAACGATGATCGTATCCCCAGTTGCTCCATCACTTCTGAGGTTAGGGCTTCCGCATCGAAATAG
- the nuoI gene encoding NADH-quinone oxidoreductase subunit NuoI: MAVLEVVKAIAQGLAMTARHIPGKRDTVQYPDEPIPIERRFRGLHVLNQDENGKEKCVGCYLCAIACPADAIYIEAAEDPRPYAERVGIDTRYAKVYNIDYGKCIFCGYCEEACPEDAITMGPDFELAWESREQMILTKDKLLASNRKISPNIRLIP, from the coding sequence ATGGCAGTGTTAGAAGTGGTTAAAGCAATTGCCCAAGGGCTGGCCATGACGGCTCGGCACATTCCCGGTAAACGTGACACCGTTCAGTATCCTGACGAACCGATTCCGATCGAGCGCCGCTTCCGCGGCTTGCATGTGTTAAATCAGGATGAGAACGGCAAAGAAAAATGTGTCGGCTGCTATCTGTGCGCCATCGCCTGCCCGGCTGATGCGATTTACATTGAAGCGGCTGAAGACCCCCGCCCTTATGCCGAGCGCGTCGGCATTGATACGCGGTATGCCAAGGTTTACAACATTGACTACGGCAAATGTATCTTCTGCGGCTATTGCGAAGAAGCCTGCCCGGAGGATGCCATCACAATGGGACCCGATTTCGAGCTGGCGTGGGAGAGCCGCGAGCAGATGATTTTGACGAAAGACAAACTGCTGGCCTCGAACCGAAAAATTTCGCCAAATATCCGATTGATCCCCTGA
- a CDS encoding TonB-dependent receptor encodes MKRFTSVVSLFSISVVFFALWTPHVSAQTLSGGIRGIVTDANGAVVAGATVTGKSMATGIEYRTQTSGEGVYRFSPLTPGPYAITVEAVGFRKLEYTNINVTAGNETVVDLQLEPGAVVETVTIEGGGEIVVQKDHVQISTTFDTRKLTSIPINTAGGGLDRVALLVPGVTPGFGNVNSNGVTLSVNGNRARANNFTIDGVDNNDLSIGGPNYFVQNPDIVAEFQVITNNFSAEYGRNQGAVVNIVTKSGTNEYHGTAAWYHRNRKLFDSLTNIERRTGTQKDPLPNLFNVFSYSFGGPVVKNRVWFFTGGQFIRNPGSVDLRTTSLAPTPEGIQQLKAAFPNNPAVQYYADYSAFSLPIGNPTIRPDVPQSTITVGNTTVPVAAVQRFVPRATNWDEYNLRGDAALSDRHRVWGRFFWQDRPGPDQLVGVGGFTGDVPLQTRQLGGGWNWQLSSRIFNEFRVNYSRLFVIFGGGKTGGKGQIPHPDDIDKALTFLNLAGFRAANGSALLNVGPATNLPQGRTVESYQFANNLVLTFGRHQMKTGFDFRKLENKVPFLPNVNGAYLFADGTRLGANNPNSLTVALGPATLVYDEFDQFYYFQDDWRIRENLTLNLGVRYENTGQPINLLNDITRARESSSGAFWRQNLDLSARTTPRIKTDSNNWAPRLGFVYTPRWGRWLFGENKTVISGGFGIAYDATFYNLLLNISTSAPVVFLTTVTGIGVPSNVPTGDVVRNAAIQAGVIAFNTFNPEFFVRTTVNPKFRSPYGEQWSLRLQREIGRSFVFEARYVGTHGIGLFQTINANPFIGNLVNGFSRQARLETADGTVTTINFPGFANLLPPTARPLTCTDNPATRDNEAACNGRLFPFGVARERINGAQSIYHGLQTRFETRLANQLSSGITYTWSHAIDNSSEVFSFDGGNSVAVAQNPLDITRAERGNSGFDARHVFTLNWVWDIPVARDQRGVLGRILGGWQANGILRLQTQRLFTPTHANSARNPYEDSTFMASFFGSQSHFRPFSGNPNAPKDRVAITDVDACVFYGFCGTGTGNLPILRQSPTGFWLLNDLNRTPRVFTPVTPNDVRFIVNGAGAARIFGTPFGNIGRNTFAGDRIESFDFSLFKTTRITERVSIQYQLNLFNALNHPNFGIPNNITLDQAGRTFFNFQENDGSFSLLNNGRRTIEMALKIIF; translated from the coding sequence ATGAAACGATTCACATCAGTGGTGTCTCTCTTTAGCATCAGTGTTGTGTTCTTTGCCCTCTGGACGCCACACGTGTCCGCTCAAACGCTCAGTGGCGGGATACGCGGAATTGTTACTGATGCCAATGGAGCGGTCGTGGCCGGCGCCACCGTAACGGGCAAAAGCATGGCAACAGGTATTGAGTACCGGACCCAGACCAGCGGCGAGGGCGTGTACCGGTTTTCGCCCCTCACGCCTGGCCCATACGCAATCACGGTCGAAGCCGTCGGCTTTCGGAAATTGGAATATACCAACATCAACGTCACAGCGGGAAATGAAACCGTTGTTGACCTGCAACTAGAGCCGGGCGCTGTTGTAGAAACAGTGACCATCGAGGGCGGCGGCGAAATCGTCGTGCAAAAAGACCATGTTCAAATCTCGACCACCTTTGACACACGCAAACTGACAAGTATTCCAATCAACACAGCAGGTGGCGGACTGGATCGGGTTGCCTTATTAGTGCCGGGTGTCACACCAGGCTTTGGCAATGTCAACAGCAATGGCGTGACGTTATCGGTCAACGGCAATCGGGCTCGCGCCAACAATTTCACCATTGATGGTGTTGACAACAATGACCTGTCCATCGGCGGGCCGAATTATTTCGTGCAGAACCCGGATATTGTGGCTGAGTTTCAGGTTATCACCAACAACTTTTCGGCTGAATATGGACGGAATCAAGGAGCTGTCGTCAACATCGTCACCAAGTCCGGCACCAATGAATATCACGGCACAGCAGCGTGGTATCACCGTAACCGAAAACTGTTCGACTCATTGACCAACATCGAACGGCGGACGGGAACTCAGAAAGACCCGCTGCCCAATTTGTTCAATGTGTTCAGCTACTCCTTTGGCGGGCCTGTGGTGAAAAACCGTGTCTGGTTTTTCACTGGAGGGCAGTTCATTCGCAATCCCGGGTCGGTAGATTTGCGCACGACCTCGTTAGCGCCGACGCCGGAAGGCATCCAGCAACTGAAGGCAGCCTTTCCGAATAATCCGGCGGTGCAGTATTATGCCGATTACTCGGCGTTTTCGCTGCCGATTGGCAATCCGACCATCCGACCGGATGTGCCTCAATCAACGATTACCGTTGGCAACACGACCGTGCCGGTGGCGGCCGTCCAACGCTTCGTCCCACGCGCGACCAATTGGGATGAGTACAATCTGCGCGGCGATGCAGCGCTCAGTGACAGACATCGTGTGTGGGGCCGGTTCTTCTGGCAGGATCGTCCGGGGCCGGATCAACTGGTTGGCGTCGGTGGTTTCACCGGTGATGTTCCATTGCAAACGCGACAACTCGGTGGCGGCTGGAACTGGCAATTGTCCAGTCGCATTTTCAATGAGTTTCGTGTGAATTACTCGCGGCTGTTTGTCATCTTCGGCGGCGGTAAGACGGGCGGCAAAGGCCAGATTCCTCATCCGGATGACATTGACAAGGCATTGACATTTTTGAATCTGGCTGGTTTCCGCGCAGCTAACGGCTCGGCACTGCTTAACGTCGGCCCGGCCACCAACCTGCCACAAGGGCGAACGGTCGAATCATATCAATTCGCCAACAATTTGGTGTTGACGTTTGGGCGCCACCAGATGAAAACGGGCTTCGATTTTCGAAAACTGGAGAACAAGGTCCCATTCTTGCCAAATGTCAACGGTGCTTACCTGTTCGCTGACGGGACACGGCTGGGCGCCAACAATCCCAATTCGTTGACCGTCGCTCTGGGGCCGGCGACGTTAGTCTACGACGAGTTCGATCAATTCTATTACTTCCAAGACGACTGGCGCATCCGGGAGAACCTGACGTTGAATCTCGGTGTGCGCTATGAAAACACGGGGCAGCCGATCAACCTGCTCAATGACATCACCAGAGCACGCGAAAGTTCCAGCGGCGCGTTTTGGCGACAAAATCTGGACCTGTCGGCGCGCACCACTCCGAGAATCAAAACCGATAGCAACAATTGGGCACCGCGCCTCGGGTTCGTTTACACGCCGCGGTGGGGACGCTGGCTCTTTGGCGAAAACAAGACGGTCATTTCGGGTGGTTTCGGCATTGCCTATGACGCCACGTTCTACAACTTGCTGCTGAATATCTCAACCTCGGCTCCGGTTGTCTTCTTGACGACGGTCACCGGCATCGGCGTGCCATCGAATGTGCCAACCGGCGATGTCGTGCGCAACGCTGCCATACAAGCCGGCGTCATCGCGTTTAACACATTCAACCCCGAATTTTTTGTTCGCACCACGGTCAATCCCAAGTTCCGCTCGCCCTATGGCGAACAATGGTCGTTGCGGTTACAACGCGAGATTGGACGCAGCTTTGTGTTTGAGGCGCGTTATGTCGGCACGCATGGCATCGGGTTGTTCCAAACGATCAATGCCAATCCGTTCATCGGCAATTTGGTCAACGGATTCTCGCGGCAGGCGCGATTGGAAACAGCCGATGGGACAGTCACTACGATTAACTTCCCTGGCTTTGCCAACCTGCTGCCGCCAACCGCCCGACCGCTCACCTGCACGGACAATCCGGCCACCCGTGATAACGAAGCGGCCTGCAATGGCCGATTGTTCCCGTTTGGTGTAGCGCGTGAACGCATCAATGGCGCGCAGTCTATCTATCACGGCTTGCAGACGCGATTTGAGACCCGCTTAGCTAATCAATTGAGCAGCGGCATCACCTACACCTGGAGCCATGCCATTGACAATTCCAGCGAGGTCTTCTCCTTTGATGGCGGCAATTCGGTTGCAGTCGCGCAGAACCCGCTCGATATTACCCGTGCCGAGCGTGGCAACTCAGGCTTTGACGCGCGTCACGTCTTCACTCTCAACTGGGTGTGGGACATCCCTGTCGCGCGTGATCAGCGGGGTGTGCTGGGCCGCATCCTTGGCGGTTGGCAAGCCAACGGCATACTCCGCCTGCAAACCCAACGGCTGTTTACGCCCACCCATGCCAACTCGGCGCGTAATCCTTACGAAGACTCAACGTTCATGGCGTCGTTCTTCGGCAGCCAATCGCACTTCCGACCGTTCTCCGGCAATCCCAACGCGCCGAAGGATCGCGTCGCCATCACCGACGTTGATGCCTGTGTGTTTTATGGCTTCTGCGGAACCGGCACGGGCAACTTGCCCATTCTGCGTCAGAGCCCCACGGGCTTCTGGTTGTTGAATGATTTGAACCGCACGCCGCGCGTGTTCACGCCGGTCACGCCCAATGATGTGCGCTTTATCGTCAACGGCGCAGGCGCCGCGCGCATATTTGGCACGCCGTTTGGCAATATCGGGCGGAACACGTTCGCAGGTGACCGCATCGAATCGTTTGACTTCAGCCTCTTCAAAACCACGCGCATCACCGAGCGGGTCAGCATTCAGTACCAGTTGAATCTGTTCAATGCGCTGAATCATCCCAATTTTGGCATTCCCAACAACATCACGCTGGATCAAGCCGGCCGCACTTTCTTCAACTTCCAGGAGAACGATGGTTCGTTCAGCCTGTTGAATAACGGCCGTCGCACGATCGAAATGGCGTTGAAGATTATCTTCTAA
- the mfd gene encoding transcription-repair coupling factor, producing the protein MNEQRSHLAMSMTPIGQSLCETEPFRKLLQALSAHQTVSVSGLLAGGAKALVVATLAAATQRTIAYVSPESELDSFADEVQFFYNLIGAQSPAAENRQSATVVIPTFDVDPYRGVSPHAGVLTSRAYALHRLARNDAAMAVIPLRSLLTRTVPPQFIKQLGCELIVGGEFDFAALVAHLRRLGYRQEDVVTEVGEFSVRGGILDMFTPAHERPLRVEFFGDVVESIREFDPSTQRSVAQLSRAVLAPISEILSEPSTWYAWAEAATARWTDPIFRQDLTAKCAAAEAGQAFQGWEFLAPLVQPLTSTLFDYLTDALFVYDEPMLLQAETEKWHEQMQALYDEAVVSGQLALEPEQFFLTPQEAWSRIREQLCISLSSLDADVGRRSRAWDYETSRPPSPGADWSWTEAAQEIIMSASPMPRLHGQLARLVQQIRNAQQAEMAVWIVARSSGMAERLAQMLRDYQIEAEVGYPGREAGVEALAASGLTCPQVLVGKLTKGFQVSWARLSIFSERDIFQEDESEAVAAPAPGRAKLSVFLSDLRDLKPGDYVVHVDHGIGQFQGLVQLDRHDPREFLLLHYADSAKLYVPVERLDLVQKYSSPDTTAPALDRLGTAAWQRTKARARRALRDMADELLKLYAERQLVQGIAFSADTPWQQEFEDGFEFELTPDQQTALDEIKQDMEQPTPMDRLLCGDVGFGKTEVAMRAAFKAVMDNRQVAVLAPTTLLASQHLRTFQQRFAPFPVNIEMLSRLRSRKEQQRILAGLAEGRIDVIIGTHRLLSKDIVFRDLGLVIVDEEQRFGVAHKERLKQLRRRVDVLTLSATPIPRTLSMSLMGLKPMSVIETPPRDRLSIQTIFAPFSQAIIKTAIERELDRDGQIFFIHNRVDSIHAMAEMIRQLVPHARLGVIHAQMSARQLELTMMKFIQHELDVLVSTTVIENGIDIPRANTIIINHADRFGLAELYQLRGRVGRSNRRAYAYLLVQSERALTPIARRRLAAIKEFSDLGAGFRLAAMDLELRGAGNLLGAEQSGHLRAVGFELYCQMLEQAVRELRGEQIEEPVNTQIDLQVDIRIPQEYVPEMGQRLRLYKHVASATDERRLQELAEEMLDRYGPLPESVQNLLEYARLRRHAVAMRVLAISKQRGIVYIKFDPQARINIENVFQFVQQHEAQQARFSPTGVLSFQPLASGGRDLLLELKTCLMNFQ; encoded by the coding sequence ATGAATGAGCAGCGGTCACATCTGGCCATGAGCATGACGCCGATCGGTCAGTCTCTGTGCGAGACCGAGCCGTTTAGGAAATTGCTTCAAGCTTTGTCAGCCCATCAAACTGTCTCGGTGAGCGGATTGCTCGCCGGTGGCGCCAAAGCGTTGGTTGTCGCAACGCTGGCGGCAGCGACACAAAGAACAATCGCCTACGTTTCTCCTGAATCCGAATTGGACTCGTTCGCCGATGAAGTTCAATTCTTTTACAACTTGATCGGCGCTCAGTCACCGGCTGCCGAGAACCGACAATCAGCAACGGTCGTCATTCCAACGTTTGATGTTGATCCATATCGCGGTGTATCGCCGCATGCCGGGGTCTTGACATCGCGCGCTTATGCGTTGCATCGGCTGGCTCGGAATGATGCGGCGATGGCCGTGATTCCGCTAAGGTCGCTTTTAACCCGGACCGTTCCTCCGCAGTTCATCAAACAGCTTGGTTGCGAGCTGATCGTGGGCGGTGAGTTTGACTTCGCCGCCCTGGTTGCTCACCTCCGGCGGTTAGGCTATCGGCAGGAGGATGTTGTCACCGAGGTCGGCGAGTTCAGCGTCCGTGGTGGCATCTTGGACATGTTCACACCGGCGCACGAACGTCCGTTGCGCGTGGAATTTTTCGGCGATGTGGTGGAGTCCATCCGCGAGTTTGACCCGAGCACGCAACGGTCGGTGGCGCAACTGTCGCGCGCCGTCTTGGCGCCGATCTCAGAAATTCTGTCCGAGCCGTCCACGTGGTATGCCTGGGCTGAAGCGGCAACGGCGCGGTGGACCGATCCGATCTTCCGTCAAGACCTGACAGCCAAATGCGCAGCAGCCGAAGCTGGCCAGGCGTTTCAAGGATGGGAATTTTTAGCGCCGCTGGTTCAGCCGCTCACGAGCACGTTGTTCGATTATTTGACTGACGCGCTGTTCGTCTATGATGAGCCGATGCTGCTTCAGGCAGAGACAGAAAAGTGGCATGAGCAGATGCAGGCTCTCTATGATGAGGCGGTCGTGTCCGGCCAACTCGCGTTGGAGCCGGAACAGTTCTTTCTGACGCCGCAAGAGGCATGGTCACGAATCCGCGAACAGCTTTGCATAAGTCTTTCGTCGCTGGATGCTGACGTTGGACGCCGCAGTAGAGCGTGGGACTACGAAACGTCGCGTCCGCCTTCGCCCGGCGCCGATTGGTCATGGACGGAGGCTGCGCAGGAGATCATCATGTCTGCCTCGCCGATGCCTCGACTTCATGGGCAGCTCGCGCGGCTCGTCCAGCAGATTAGGAATGCGCAGCAGGCTGAGATGGCCGTCTGGATTGTCGCCCGCTCATCGGGCATGGCCGAGCGGCTCGCGCAGATGCTGCGGGATTATCAGATCGAAGCTGAGGTAGGCTATCCAGGCCGGGAAGCAGGCGTCGAAGCGTTGGCGGCTTCTGGACTGACTTGCCCACAGGTGCTCGTGGGAAAACTGACCAAAGGGTTTCAGGTGTCGTGGGCTCGCCTGAGCATCTTTTCTGAGCGTGACATTTTTCAGGAAGATGAATCGGAGGCGGTGGCCGCGCCTGCGCCCGGACGAGCCAAGCTGTCGGTATTTCTTTCGGACCTGCGCGACCTCAAACCCGGCGATTACGTCGTTCATGTTGATCATGGCATCGGGCAGTTTCAAGGACTGGTTCAACTGGATCGGCATGATCCACGCGAGTTCCTGTTGTTGCATTATGCGGACAGCGCCAAGCTTTATGTGCCGGTTGAGCGGCTCGATCTAGTCCAAAAATACTCCAGCCCCGATACCACGGCGCCGGCGCTGGATCGGCTCGGCACAGCCGCTTGGCAGCGAACCAAAGCGCGGGCGCGACGCGCCTTGCGCGACATGGCCGATGAGCTGCTGAAGTTGTACGCCGAGCGGCAACTGGTTCAGGGCATTGCCTTCAGCGCCGACACGCCCTGGCAGCAAGAATTTGAGGACGGTTTCGAGTTTGAACTGACGCCCGATCAGCAAACTGCGCTCGACGAGATCAAACAAGACATGGAACAGCCGACTCCGATGGATCGGCTGCTATGCGGTGATGTTGGTTTTGGTAAAACAGAAGTCGCCATGCGGGCTGCGTTCAAAGCGGTCATGGATAATCGGCAAGTCGCCGTGCTCGCGCCAACAACCCTGCTCGCCTCACAACATCTGCGAACCTTTCAACAGCGATTCGCCCCGTTTCCTGTCAACATTGAGATGCTTTCGCGACTTCGCTCCCGCAAGGAACAACAACGGATACTCGCGGGCCTGGCTGAAGGTCGCATTGACGTCATCATTGGAACGCATCGGCTGCTGAGCAAAGACATCGTCTTTCGCGACCTCGGCTTGGTGATCGTTGACGAAGAGCAACGCTTCGGCGTCGCCCACAAAGAGCGACTCAAGCAGTTGCGCCGCCGCGTGGACGTGTTGACGCTCTCTGCGACGCCGATTCCGCGCACGCTCAGCATGTCGTTGATGGGGCTTAAACCGATGTCGGTGATTGAAACGCCGCCGCGTGACCGCCTCTCTATTCAAACAATTTTTGCGCCGTTCTCTCAAGCTATCATCAAAACAGCCATCGAGCGGGAATTGGATCGCGACGGACAAATCTTTTTCATTCACAATCGCGTTGACTCGATTCATGCGATGGCCGAGATGATCCGCCAGCTTGTGCCGCATGCGCGGCTGGGCGTAATCCACGCGCAGATGAGCGCGCGTCAGTTGGAGCTTACGATGATGAAATTCATCCAGCATGAACTAGATGTGCTTGTCTCCACCACGGTCATTGAGAACGGCATTGATATTCCACGAGCCAACACGATCATCATCAATCATGCGGACCGATTTGGACTGGCTGAGCTTTACCAACTGCGCGGACGAGTCGGACGATCGAATCGTCGCGCTTATGCCTACCTGTTGGTTCAATCAGAGCGCGCGTTGACGCCTATAGCACGTCGCCGGTTGGCCGCCATCAAAGAGTTTTCTGACCTAGGCGCTGGCTTTCGGCTGGCCGCAATGGACCTGGAATTGCGCGGCGCTGGCAATCTGCTCGGCGCCGAGCAATCGGGTCACCTTCGAGCCGTCGGCTTTGAATTGTATTGTCAGATGCTGGAGCAGGCCGTGCGCGAGCTGCGCGGCGAACAGATCGAAGAGCCGGTCAATACACAGATTGACCTACAAGTGGATATTCGCATCCCTCAAGAGTATGTGCCGGAGATGGGACAGCGGCTGCGCCTCTATAAGCATGTGGCTTCGGCAACGGATGAGCGCCGATTGCAGGAACTGGCTGAAGAGATGCTCGATCGCTACGGCCCATTGCCCGAATCTGTTCAAAACCTGCTCGAATATGCTCGACTGCGACGCCATGCCGTCGCTATGCGAGTGCTCGCCATCAGCAAGCAACGTGGGATAGTATACATCAAGTTTGACCCTCAAGCCCGCATCAACATAGAGAACGTGTTTCAATTCGTCCAACAGCATGAAGCCCAGCAGGCGCGCTTCTCGCCGACCGGTGTGTTGAGTTTCCAGCCGCTGGCCTCCGGCGGACGAGACCTGTTGCTTGAATTGAAAACTTGCTTGATGAACTTCCAGTGA
- a CDS encoding dihydroorotate dehydrogenase electron transfer subunit: MIDVTATVLDNRRQYQDYWRLRVRVPAAYDVQAGQFAMLRVHGQLEPILRRAMVYYRIWPRPTGLDAEFIYRVIGRGTTQLSLARQGDHVDVLGPLGRGFSIDPQVTTGTPVALVSGGIGIPAVYLLAEKLIARGARPILFHGDRTSDVEHGLVCVGDFVDLLGPDAVICATEDGSLGQRGFVTVPLEAELRRGSFRPAAIYACGPEPMMKRVAHLAQEFAVPAYVSLEAAMACGFGVCIACAQRVRRDGEEQYVRVCVEGPVFRADEVIWA; encoded by the coding sequence ATGATTGACGTGACTGCCACGGTTTTGGACAACCGCCGTCAATACCAGGATTATTGGCGGCTGCGCGTGCGGGTTCCGGCCGCGTATGATGTGCAAGCCGGTCAATTTGCTATGCTCCGCGTGCATGGGCAACTTGAGCCGATTCTGCGGCGGGCGATGGTTTACTATCGTATTTGGCCGAGGCCAACCGGGCTGGACGCGGAATTTATTTATCGCGTGATTGGACGAGGCACCACGCAATTGTCGCTTGCTCGCCAGGGCGATCATGTGGACGTGCTCGGCCCGTTGGGTCGCGGCTTCAGCATTGACCCGCAGGTAACAACCGGAACGCCGGTGGCGCTCGTTTCGGGTGGCATCGGCATACCGGCTGTTTATCTGTTGGCTGAAAAGCTCATCGCGCGTGGCGCGCGACCGATCCTGTTTCACGGCGATCGTACTAGTGATGTTGAACACGGGCTCGTCTGCGTCGGCGATTTTGTTGATTTGCTCGGCCCTGACGCGGTCATCTGCGCGACGGAAGATGGCTCGCTTGGCCAACGCGGCTTCGTGACCGTCCCACTGGAAGCCGAGTTACGTCGTGGCTCGTTTCGCCCGGCAGCCATCTACGCCTGCGGCCCCGAACCGATGATGAAGCGGGTCGCGCACCTTGCTCAAGAATTCGCTGTGCCCGCGTATGTTTCACTGGAAGCGGCTATGGCTTGCGGCTTTGGCGTGTGCATTGCCTGCGCGCAGCGCGTCCGGCGCGACGGAGAGGAACAGTACGTGCGCGTCTGTGTCGAAGGGCCGGTCTTTCGCGCTGACGAAGTAATCTGGGCGTAG